Within Telopea speciosissima isolate NSW1024214 ecotype Mountain lineage chromosome 8, Tspe_v1, whole genome shotgun sequence, the genomic segment CCTGGTTGTTGTGTTGTCCCCAGTTATGAATTACATAAATCTTCTAGTTTCACTGCAAGATGCAAACCCTTTAATGGATTTAAAAGTCAGAATCTAATGGTAAAATTAGTCGAATTCAAACTCGATCTCGATTCTTGTTGTTTTAGAACAGGCGATCCATACAAAGTTTTTAGATTTCAGGCGAAATTTGATCGATTCTAACCGATCCATAATGGAATTGGATTGAAATCAACTAGACCTGATTTAGATACCAATTCCTTGTGTTTAGAACATGAACATATCTATTTTTATCACGTCGCAAGTTGGATGGAATTGAAATCTGGTGGAAAAGTATACGCAGGTTTTCTTACTTATATGTAAAGTTTTAATCTGAAGAAAATTTGCCATGTAGAAATATAAAGTACTAacattttgaattaaaaaaaaaaaagaacacgaATTACCAGGATATATGGAGATACATGCATGAAAATAacataattttaataaaaaatttgacacatgactaATTTAGACTATTTCTTAAACATTCAAAAATTGAAACCACCATTTCATCCTTACATGTGGCCTAACTAGGTATCAAATtttagaaagagaagagagacaaTCTCAACTTTTGTGCTATAAAGCAATGGTCATTAAATTATTTATGAATGATTATATGGTACTTAATTTTATAGACCAATCAAATCCCCTTGGATTCGCTTTGTCTTTTATACTTTATCACTCTATCTTGTATGACATAATTAAACAATGATTAAAGCTAAAAGTGAGAACATGGGAACTTACTTTGATGGGAAGATCTGATGCCAATCCCTTCTttaaaaagaatcaattttcttttttaattttgaccTTTAGTTTAATTAAACTTTTTTGAGTGGGCCTTGGTTTATGGGCTTGCGTACACGAAGGGCAGCCTTTAATAAACCATTAGAATGTCTTATGCAATGGGCCCACAATGGCACCCTGCATCAAATGCTGTCCTtccttatttctattttttggtcAACATCTTGTACATTCAAAGACTCATAACAATCTACACCCATTAATGTGTATGTACAATTGTAAAAGTATAGGgcattgtttaatttttttactGTCTTGTTTCCTGCCCGGTACAATggttcaattctttttttttgtgaaaaataagCTTATTTATTGAAGCGTGTCCAATACAAGGAATCCGAATTACACAACTCAGAGATCcaaggagtggatgtaggccaAGATGTCCTACACTCTATGGACATCACCCTCCTAGCCAAGGAGTCAGCCACGCAGTTAATCTCCCTGGGTATGTGAGAAAATGATGTTTTAACCtcccttgggcagtgtgtttgggtagggggtTAGATTGTCATTTCTAGCCCCTATGAATGGAACAGGACCACTGTACCAGACAGGGAACAAGAGACGATAATGATCCATAGGCACTAGCTGGATCGGCCGAGTCAACTTGGAATCGACTGGGGCTGATTTTGATTAAAATCGAAATCTTTTGAGACTGATTTTGTTCTCGATCCCGAgtgttaaaatttttttatggaagCGGTTTGAGAGAGGGTAGAAATCACCTTAAATGGGTGATCTATAATGAGGGCAAGGTCAAGATTTAAAAAATCGGATCGGCTGATTCTGAATCCTCCCAAGCCAATTCTGTATGGAAAAATCCTAGATGTCTGAAATATATCGATTTCAAGGTTGATTCAAACTGATCTGACCCAGATCAGAATCGGCCAAGACCGATCCGATACTAATTCGGGGTTTAGTATGCCCATTGCCCTCTCTATACTTATATGCCAAGTTTGAATCCTATCCAAGTGTTAAAATCAAGCAAAAAAGCCTTTGAAAAGACAAACCTTTCAACACTTTTGCAACATTAAAACTacgagagaaaagaaggaaaagcaGGAACTGATAATAAATAAGAGTTTTGGGACCATGCCATGTTATGGCTATCCAAAATTGATTATGTATTGTTTTGGTTTTAAGTTTGGGAAAATCTTGATGTAACCAAGGTTGTTTAACAAGTTTGTAGCCTTGTTTTTTTGTCCTTCTAATGTAACATATTTTTTTCCTGGGGTAAACCATgtcatttaaaataaaaactgcATTAGCATTAAACACTACACTAAATAACTTCCAACTATTTAAAAATTCTATTTACCCATGCATTAAATAattttggaaataagacaaaatgcaattaaaagaaaggagagggatGGGTCTGTTAACGGTTATATTTTATGCTAGcaccatgtgtctatctctctcttccccccatttgaatttgaaatgagagGCACATAAGATGCTAGCATATGGTATACCGTTAGcatacccaaccttttccctcaaaagaaaatgagaaatgacATAGAggccatgcccagacacattggggaggggggagggagggaggtgaAAATGACCAACAACCCCCCATAAAAATGGCAAAATTCTACCCCCCGTGTGCCAACGCATTGCGTCACACGCAGAGAATACTCCACCAAATGAAaattacaacttcttagttcaccactttggtgataAGAAGTTATTCCCCTTAAATTTTCAATGAAAAACTGCAACAATCTTCTCTGGAATTTAGGCACTAGGTGCTAGATTTAACCATGTCTCTTTTGCACATCTTACTAGTTTGTTAAGGATCCTCATATTCCAGTGTTGATACTGTTAAGGTTGGTGGCTTGGAGCCCCACAATGATTTGAATCTGTCAAGAGTCTCCAAAGCCAGTTTGCTTGTCATGTGCCACAAATCATAGACCAGGAACTGAACTTTCCATATATACTGCCACACCTGCATCTCTCCCTCCAACCCCAATCTCATTGGACTGAGAGCCAATTAATTTTGCAATAGGGAGAGTTAGTTTGGTCACTCCAACCATCAGATAATATTTactaccaaaaaagaaaaaaagacaagggtctttggttgcaagggaatgCGAATATTTCCTTGAGGAGTGAATATATTTTATCGAGAAATCATTTTGGGAGTTTGATTGCAAAGGAAATGCaaaattttacttaaaaattttCACCTACAAAAATTTCagttgtaaaattttaaatgttgaatagtattccaatgtttgtttttttatggaacCGAACATTAGAAAACTTTTCAATCGTGAAATTTTACTTTGAAACAAACAGAACCAAGTGACAAAtgtttcccttccctttccccACTTCGCTTGCAACCAAATGTAGCCTTAAGTGTTTCATGTGGATTAAGGGTaaaaatttggtgaagccaacaTACTAACATCCAATATCTTCAAGCTTTCGTTTGGAAGATGGAAATCAAGTGAAGTGTCTGCAAACAAAAAACATTGTCTACCTCCATGGATAACTCGTGACTTTGAAGCACTTCTTTGTCCCTAAAACAGTTAACAAACTTGGAAAGAATGACATATTTAGGGGTAGAGAAGGTGAGAGTAAGTAAAATGTTTCATGCACTCAATTCATTTATTTAAACTAAATGTTGTGAGGGCAGCACATACAGTATAGACTTCGCTAAACTCTCTAAATGCCCCAAGCAAAGAATTTTTTATACTTACAACAAAGTAGCTGTCCTTTTGGCAATCTATGGAGGAAACTTCAATTGATCACAGATGCCAGTTGCCTTTGTAACGATGACAAACTGGATATATACTGGGTTTCAGATCAGCCTTAGCATCGCAGTGTTTCATCATATCTGTCCAAATTTCAGGCATCAAACAACAGTACAACACCATTTGCTGCTCTAGAACCATGCTACCAGCACCATGACAATACTAAAACCACCACCAGTAAGGCATTAAATAATAAGCCACCTTCATCCAAACCCTTTCCTCAGCACCAGAAGCTCCCAACCACTTGACAAATACACGATAGTGATCGATCTGTCTTGGAACTCCTTCAGTTCATTTATTTAATTCTTCTTCCACCATCTTCAACACCAGTGTCAACTGTCAAATCCTAGAAATCCCATCTCACCTTCGTATGCCTTGATTACCTCAGGGGCTTCCTTCTCATATCTAGTGACATATCTCTTCTCAAATCTCTGTTTGTTCGAATTTAGCACTGTAACTATTTTCACATCATTCTTAATAAGACCCTTGGACATCAGAACTTGCAGCACTGAACACCTTGGAATGATTCTCCTTTCCAAACTTAGTAAGAAAAGGTTTGGGCATTTCGCAACATCTGATGGCTTCAAATGCAGGACGTTCACAAAGAAATCCATCAATTTCCCGAGCTTATTCTCTGAAGTGAGCATGACCATCGGCTGTAACTTAAAGGCCGAAAGAAATTCATCATCAGACCAACCAAAGCTCTTAAAGGCCTCCCTTTTACTTTCCCAATTCTGTTTGCTCATCACCGACATAGAGCAAATGGCTAGGATGAATGAACGACTGTTGGGATCAAAACCCATTTTGTTCACCATTGCAGTAACATCCTTAAACCGCCAAACAGTCAGCGTCAGTGGCTTGGGTTGAATGATGATCATCTTAGAAATATTGGAATCTGGTACACCGTAACTTCGCAAGGTTGCAATGTTGGGCTCCAAATTTCTCTTAACATTACAACCAACGATGCGGCTGGATTGCTTGAGAGCACTGACGAGGTTCTCGTTGGTGTGGATGAAGGTTTTCAGGAAATTGAAGGTTGGGATTATTTGGTTTTGCAAGCTTCTGAGTAGGATCTCTTTGTTTGAGGAGAGGAACTTAGCAAGATCAGATCTTGAAAAGCCCAGAGATTGAAAGAACTCGAGCTTGGGTTTAAGGGTTTTGACGGGATCGGCGAAAAGCAGCCGTGGGAACGAAGTTATCAGATCAGCAATGTGGGTGTTGGTGAATCCATTTGTTTGTAAGAGCTCAATGACAGAGTCCGGTTTCTCTGTGGTTTCGATGCGGATCTTTTGTGCGATTGAAGTAGCGGCTTTGAAAGGCAATCCACATGAATTCATGAGGTAAGAGATGGTGAGATTTTTATCGTTTATAGAGTCTAAGGTTTCTGAGGTTGATTctgtggatgatattgttcgTAAAAAAACATGTCTACTCGTTGAATCTGTAGCTTTTGTTATAAGCAGAGTATTGCAGAAAACACGCAACATTGATCGAAATGTATAATCTCGTAAGAACCTTAAGTCTTGATAGAAACTTACCAAAAACTTGCAAGAATCCAGAAGCAGATCGGATTCGCAATGGTTTCTGGCGTCAGATTCTCCTCCTGAGCATGATTTCGTTTCTCCGTAGCCTgtatgaaaccctaaaaatgcGAGGTTACACTCAGAAAGTCAAAAACAGATCAAAGCATAGTCTTTTTTAAACCAAGGCAAAACCGGAGGTCCAACCGGAAAACGGAACCGCCCTTTTTTGGTCCGGATACAATCCAAGACCACCTTCTTTTttcatccaaattttttttttactgtccGGTTTGGTTCAccatttttaatttgttattattatttggaGAAAAAGTTTCTCCACGAGCACACTCATGAAAATTGGTGGTCAAGAACACATAATTGAGCTAGATGGAAAGGTGATTTAATCATTATGAACAGTTGGATATGTAGAAAATAGTCTAAATTGGTTAAATGTAACGTGTAGAACctagtttccctccacccatctCATTCACCATTGGACGGTAAAAGGTATCAGAAGAGTATTTTGGgacataccaaaaccctaggaaggATTTGTGAAACCTAGGTTGATgagtgaaccgtcctctatgggagGAGGGAAACTTAGGCCTAAAGTTTATGTCCAAACATTCATCGTATACCCTTTTGGTCAATTTCTTGAAACTTCAGTTTGCCATAAGTGGAAACTTGATATGTGAACATGAACCTTTGGGTCTACTATCTATAAAAGTTCAGTCTAATCCGTCTTGCCACATGGCTAAAAATAGTTCCCTATCCACCAAATTTTCGTATATGTTTCCATCGAGAGTATCTCTAATCTCTATGCTGCACAAAGGGTGATGTGGTGCTTCTGACCATTAGATGTTTAGGAAATAGTTTCAATTGGCCTTGTGTCAAAATTTagaattcaaaattcaatcatttaggTGAAGTGTCTGCAAACAAAAATCATTGTCTACCTCCATGGATAACTTAGACTTTGAGGCACTTCTTTGTCCCTAAAACAGTAAAGCAGTTACCATCCTTGGAAAAAATGACATATTTAGGGGTAGAGAATGTGAGAGTAAGTATAATGTTTCATGCACTTAATTCATTTATGATGTTGTGAGGGCAGCACATACAGTATAGACTTCCCTAACCTGCCTAAATGCCCCAAGCAAAGAATTCTTTCTTGATACTTAACAAGCAAGTAGCTTCAGTTGGCCCAATAATGGAGGATGAGGATGACGAAACTTCAATTGATCACAGACCCGCCAGTACGTTTCCCTGATAATGAGGGCAAACTGGATATATACTAGGTTTCAGATCAGCTTCAGCATCAAAATGTTTCATCAAATGTGTTGCAATTTCAGGCATCAAACAACACCATTTGCTGCTCTAGAGCCATTACAACCAATGTACCCACCATcatgaaaatactaaaaccgTCACCACTAAAGCACTAAATCATAAGCCACCAATCTCCCTCCAAACTCTTTGTTCACCACCAGAACGGCAAAACCTCACAACCACTTGACAATACAAGATAGTGATCATCGATCTGTCTTGGAACTCCTTCAGTTCATTTACATAATTCTTCTTCCACCATCTTCAACAACACCAGTATCAACTGTCAAATCCTAGAAATTCCATCTCACCTTCGTATGCCTTGATTACCTCAGGGGCTTTCCCCTCATATCTAGTGAAATATCTCTTCTCAAATCTCATTTTGTTCGAATTTAGCACTGAAACTA encodes:
- the LOC122670722 gene encoding transcription termination factor MTERF2, chloroplastic-like translates to MLRVFCNTLLITKATDSTSRHVFLRTISSTESTSETLDSINDKNLTISYLMNSCGLPFKAATSIAQKIRIETTEKPDSVIELLQTNGFTNTHIADLITSFPRLLFADPVKTLKPKLEFFQSLGFSRSDLAKFLSSNKEILLRSLQNQIIPTFNFLKTFIHTNENLVSALKQSSRIVGCNVKRNLEPNIATLRSYGVPDSNISKMIIIQPKPLTLTVWRFKDVTAMVNKMGFDPNSRSFILAICSMSVMSKQNWESKREAFKSFGWSDDEFLSAFKLQPMVMLTSENKLGKLMDFFVNVLHLKPSDVAKCPNLFLLSLERRIIPRCSVLQVLMSKGLIKNDVKIVTVLNSNKQRFEKRYVTRYEKEAPEVIKAYEGEMGFLGFDS